The Sneathiella sp. P13V-1 genome includes a window with the following:
- the arfB gene encoding alternative ribosome rescue aminoacyl-tRNA hydrolase ArfB: protein MIQITPHIFIHEDELIETFVRSSGPGGQNVNKVETAVQLRFDAKGSPNLPRPVFYRLQKLAGQRMTKDGVLIINASEYRTQDRNRKAAQDRLITLIQQATIVPKKRRPTKPTFASKQKRLKQKSERSEVKKGRGRISRSDY from the coding sequence ATGATACAAATCACTCCCCACATATTTATTCACGAAGATGAATTGATCGAAACCTTCGTTCGATCCTCCGGCCCTGGAGGGCAGAATGTGAACAAGGTAGAAACGGCGGTCCAACTGCGCTTTGACGCAAAGGGCAGTCCAAATCTGCCGCGCCCGGTATTCTACCGCCTTCAAAAACTGGCGGGTCAGCGAATGACCAAGGACGGTGTCCTTATCATTAATGCCAGTGAATACCGCACACAGGATCGCAATCGTAAAGCCGCGCAGGACAGGCTGATCACCCTTATTCAACAAGCAACCATCGTCCCCAAAAAACGCCGCCCGACAAAACCAACCTTCGCCAGTAAACAAAAGCGTTTGAAACAGAAATCCGAACGGAGTGAGGTCAAAAAGGGGCGTGGACGCATTTCAAGGTCAGATTATTAG
- a CDS encoding 2-hydroxyacid dehydrogenase, giving the protein MSESSKKKPIVVVTRKLPDAVETRMMELFDTRLNHDDTPMTQAELVEAVKIADVLVPTVTDKIDLGVLSQANPNLKLIASFGTGVDHIDLDTARQRGITVTNTPGVLTEDTADMTMALIMAVPRRLTEGERLMRSGDWEGWSPTGMLGHRIWGKRLGIVGMGRIGQAVARRAKAFGLSIHYHNRNRVNSDVEGELEATYWQSLDQMLARMDIISINCPHTPGTFHLLNARRLKLMQKHSYIVNTSRGEVVDENALTRMLMNGDLAGAGLDVFEKEPAVNPKLLKLDNVILLPHMGSATIEGRIDMGSKVIINIKTFVDGHTPPDRVLAAML; this is encoded by the coding sequence ATGTCAGAGTCGTCCAAGAAGAAACCTATTGTTGTTGTTACGCGCAAACTTCCTGATGCGGTTGAAACCCGTATGATGGAGCTGTTTGACACGCGCTTGAATCATGACGACACGCCCATGACGCAAGCCGAGCTTGTTGAAGCGGTGAAAATTGCCGACGTTCTGGTCCCAACGGTAACCGACAAAATTGATCTGGGTGTTCTAAGTCAGGCCAACCCGAACCTGAAACTGATCGCAAGTTTCGGTACAGGTGTTGACCATATTGATCTGGACACCGCCCGTCAGCGTGGCATCACTGTGACAAACACCCCGGGTGTTCTAACCGAAGATACAGCGGACATGACAATGGCCCTGATTATGGCTGTACCGCGCCGCCTCACCGAAGGCGAACGCCTGATGCGCAGCGGCGATTGGGAAGGCTGGTCACCAACGGGGATGCTCGGTCACCGGATCTGGGGCAAGCGCCTTGGTATTGTGGGTATGGGCCGGATTGGTCAGGCAGTTGCCCGCCGTGCTAAAGCCTTTGGTCTGTCCATCCACTATCATAACCGTAACCGTGTAAATTCAGATGTTGAAGGTGAACTGGAAGCCACTTACTGGCAGAGCCTGGATCAGATGCTGGCCCGTATGGATATCATTTCCATCAACTGCCCGCACACACCCGGCACATTCCACCTTCTGAACGCCCGTCGTCTGAAGCTGATGCAGAAGCATTCCTATATCGTCAACACTTCCCGTGGTGAAGTGGTGGATGAAAACGCACTGACACGCATGTTGATGAACGGTGATCTTGCCGGTGCTGGCCTTGACGTGTTTGAAAAAGAACCTGCGGTTAATCCGAAGCTTCTGAAACTGGATAATGTTATCCTTCTGCCGCATATGGGCTCGGCCACAATTGAAGGCCGGATCGATATGGGCTCCAAGGTTATTATCAACATTAAGACATTTGTTGACGGCCACACCCCACCTGACCGGGTGCTGGCAGCCATGCTCTAA
- a CDS encoding SH3 domain-containing protein, producing the protein MFRTFFKKCVALALVSVFFTGLAQIPSSQAAGKVPRFVSLSSDEVNVRVGPGKRYPISWVFVRSGWPLEVIAEYEHWRQVRDVDGATGWIHKSLLSNRRTILVTGKRRPMYEDREKKSAVLLLAEPGVQGRLLECDGPWCKVDIAGNEGWMLTSHFYGVLENEKVR; encoded by the coding sequence TTGTTCAGAACCTTTTTCAAAAAATGTGTCGCATTGGCCTTGGTTTCGGTCTTTTTTACAGGCCTTGCCCAAATACCGTCTTCGCAAGCTGCCGGAAAAGTCCCGCGTTTTGTCTCCTTGTCATCCGACGAGGTCAATGTGCGGGTTGGGCCGGGTAAACGTTATCCCATTTCCTGGGTGTTCGTGCGAAGCGGCTGGCCGTTGGAAGTGATTGCAGAATATGAACATTGGCGTCAGGTGCGGGATGTGGATGGGGCCACGGGTTGGATCCACAAAAGCCTGCTGTCGAACCGCCGGACCATTCTGGTGACTGGAAAGAGGCGCCCGATGTATGAGGACCGGGAAAAGAAAAGCGCGGTTCTTTTGCTTGCGGAACCGGGTGTGCAGGGGCGCCTTCTGGAATGTGATGGGCCATGGTGCAAGGTCGATATCGCTGGCAATGAAGGCTGGATGCTGACCTCACATTTCTATGGGGTTCTTGAAAACGAGAAGGTTCGTTAA
- a CDS encoding DUF3501 family protein: protein MSTPKREITRQDILDIDDYIKIRKEKKTELLEVKKNRRVPIGPYTTLYFENYDTMWSQIHEMLYIERGGEEQIADELSAYDPLVPKGSELVATFMIEINDPVMRARELLRLTNIEEKIYLSLGGHKVYAVPEDDVERTTEDGKTSSIHFLRFPLGSDDMSALRSPDSDVMAGIEHENYGHVAILNNATKEALAKDL from the coding sequence TTGATATCGACGACTATATTAAAATCAGGAAAGAGAAGAAGACCGAACTGCTTGAGGTCAAGAAAAACCGCCGCGTTCCCATTGGTCCCTACACGACTTTATATTTTGAAAATTACGACACTATGTGGTCGCAAATTCACGAAATGCTCTATATCGAGCGGGGTGGTGAAGAGCAGATTGCAGATGAGCTTAGCGCCTATGATCCTCTCGTACCCAAAGGGAGTGAGCTTGTGGCGACCTTTATGATCGAAATAAACGACCCGGTCATGCGCGCCCGGGAACTCTTGCGCCTGACAAATATTGAAGAGAAAATCTATCTCTCTCTGGGTGGTCACAAGGTTTATGCAGTTCCAGAAGATGACGTGGAACGCACAACAGAAGATGGTAAGACATCCTCCATCCATTTCTTGCGTTTCCCACTAGGATCTGACGACATGTCGGCTCTCAGATCCCCTGATAGTGACGTAATGGCGGGGATTGAGCATGAAAATTACGGTCATGTGGCGATCTTGAACAACGCAACGAAAGAAGCTTTAGCGAAAGATCTCTGA